In one window of Skermanella rosea DNA:
- a CDS encoding NnrU family protein, with the protein MELLILSTLLLVGSHVVPGLPGVRSSLVAALGRPVFLTAYSAVSLAALALLVRSYAAAGVDAWLYVPPAGVKVFTVAAMSAALFLLVGRLTTPARTAEPAGIYRITAVPGSLSVLLWALLHLASLGEARQVVVFAGMGAIAQFSLGRNWHAAGSARRRAGIVPFAGILLGRERLAWSEIGWARPLLAVVLWVALLLLHPVVIGPDPLAYL; encoded by the coding sequence ATGGAACTCCTGATCCTTTCCACCCTGCTCTTGGTCGGCAGCCACGTGGTCCCCGGCCTGCCCGGGGTCCGCTCTTCCCTCGTCGCGGCGCTGGGTCGCCCAGTGTTTCTCACGGCCTACTCGGCGGTTTCTCTGGCGGCGCTCGCGCTGCTGGTCCGGAGCTACGCCGCCGCGGGCGTGGACGCGTGGCTTTACGTTCCGCCGGCCGGGGTGAAGGTCTTCACGGTCGCGGCGATGTCGGCCGCTCTTTTCCTGCTGGTCGGCAGGCTGACGACTCCGGCCCGAACGGCGGAGCCTGCCGGCATCTACCGGATCACCGCGGTTCCCGGAAGCCTCTCGGTCCTTCTCTGGGCGCTGCTTCACCTGGCGTCGCTGGGAGAGGCGCGGCAGGTGGTCGTCTTCGCCGGCATGGGCGCCATCGCCCAGTTCTCCCTGGGCAGGAACTGGCATGCCGCCGGCTCCGCGCGGCGCCGGGCCGGCATCGTGCCCTTCGCCGGCATCCTGCTGGGGCGCGAGAGGCTCGCCTGGAGCGAGATCGGCTGGGCACGGCCGCTCTTGGCCGTCGTTCTTTGGGTGGCGCTGCTGCTGCTACATCCCGTGGTGATCGGCCCCGACCCGCTGGCCTATCTCTGA
- the mog gene encoding molybdopterin adenylyltransferase: MTASSIPIGILTVSDRASRGVYEDLGGPAIERELARLLVTPWRAVRRLVPDERPEIEGRLVELCDAEGCSLVVTTGGTGPAPRDVTPEATEAVCQRMMPGFGELMRAVSLRVVPTAILSRQTAGIRERSLIVNLPGKPSAIADCLEAVFPAVPYCIDLIGGPRLETDPAVCKAFRPKA; this comes from the coding sequence ATGACCGCCTCCTCCATTCCCATCGGCATCCTCACCGTGTCGGACCGTGCCAGCCGGGGCGTCTACGAGGATCTGGGCGGCCCCGCGATCGAGCGGGAGCTGGCGCGCCTGCTGGTCACGCCCTGGCGCGCGGTCAGGCGCCTCGTCCCCGACGAGCGGCCGGAGATCGAGGGCAGGCTCGTCGAGCTGTGCGATGCCGAGGGCTGCTCCCTGGTGGTCACCACCGGGGGCACCGGCCCCGCCCCGCGCGACGTGACCCCGGAAGCGACGGAGGCGGTCTGCCAGCGGATGATGCCCGGTTTCGGGGAGCTGATGCGCGCCGTCAGCCTGCGGGTCGTGCCGACCGCGATCCTGTCGCGGCAGACCGCCGGCATCCGGGAGCGCAGCCTGATCGTCAACCTGCCGGGCAAGCCCTCGGCCATCGCCGACTGCCTGGAAGCGGTGTTTCCGGCCGTCCCCTACTGCATCGACCTGATCGGCGGTCCCCGGCTGGAAACCGATCCGGCGGTCTGCAAGGCCTTCCGCCCGAAAGCCTGA
- a CDS encoding nitric oxide reductase activation protein NorD: MVSLFEPEETVGQAWHRLVGGSGSYRRHADAAVELDGIRAGLGLMFRALGGAGGVRLAACGPAASGHRLGLLQRIGLGTEKVDMARFDGATLELPARIDCFPDRADNEALYEWLVVWFACAEPVPVPEDPLQADVARLRAAAATTSFALAAWPGLGKLHGRLCRAMLDARPVRRLPPPEAAVDSAVTALLGGPAAGQGGCYAIARILDPTVPLEEWTAGRGYRRFLPVPLWGETVPPRAATPRAARQDGEGGDPASPADGKRRRAARRDSDQTRRNDPLMLNRFEKIIGLSEMVNINRAVEDDDEDGARKAAEDLDELSVGEHDRRAATKLRMELDLAAEAVDPSSLDSGLTYPEWDHVRGVLLPGHCRVIAGPAPAGDPDAPETWRPDAAARRRIRLVRRQFEALRPRRQRLSAQPDGDELDLSSLVRSVADRRAGGPGSDRLYTAVRPLARDLSVAVLVDVSLSTDGWIDGHRVLDVEKEALLALSHGLAACQDEHGIFTFTSRRREQVHVRTVKDFDEPMGDLVDRRIGALKPGHYTRIGAAVRHVAKRLAERPHHHRLLLLLSDGKPNDMDHYEGRYAIEDTRMAIREARRAGLKVFGVTVDEQARDYFPYLFGQGSFAIFPHVARLPSMLPAIYRQISCG, translated from the coding sequence ATGGTTTCTCTCTTCGAACCGGAAGAAACGGTCGGCCAGGCATGGCACCGGCTGGTCGGCGGCTCCGGCAGCTACCGCCGCCATGCCGATGCCGCCGTCGAGCTGGACGGGATCCGGGCCGGCCTGGGCTTGATGTTCCGGGCGCTGGGCGGCGCCGGCGGAGTCCGCCTGGCGGCTTGCGGGCCTGCCGCCTCCGGCCATCGGCTCGGCCTGCTTCAGCGGATCGGCCTGGGCACGGAGAAGGTGGACATGGCCCGGTTCGACGGGGCGACCCTGGAACTGCCGGCCCGGATCGACTGCTTCCCCGACCGCGCCGACAACGAGGCGCTGTACGAGTGGCTGGTCGTCTGGTTCGCCTGCGCCGAGCCGGTGCCCGTCCCGGAGGATCCCCTGCAAGCCGATGTCGCCCGGCTGCGCGCCGCGGCCGCCACGACCTCGTTCGCGCTCGCCGCCTGGCCCGGCCTGGGGAAGCTGCACGGGCGGCTGTGCCGGGCCATGCTGGATGCCCGCCCGGTGCGCCGGCTGCCGCCACCGGAGGCTGCTGTCGACTCCGCCGTGACGGCGCTGCTGGGCGGGCCGGCGGCCGGGCAGGGCGGGTGCTACGCGATCGCCCGCATCCTCGACCCGACGGTACCGCTGGAGGAGTGGACGGCCGGGCGCGGCTACCGGCGCTTCCTGCCCGTTCCGCTTTGGGGCGAGACGGTGCCTCCCCGGGCCGCGACGCCGCGCGCCGCCCGGCAGGACGGCGAGGGTGGCGACCCTGCGTCGCCCGCCGACGGCAAGCGCCGGCGCGCCGCCCGGCGCGACAGCGACCAGACCCGGCGCAACGATCCGCTGATGCTCAACCGATTCGAGAAGATCATCGGCCTGTCCGAGATGGTGAACATCAACCGCGCGGTCGAGGACGACGATGAGGACGGGGCCCGCAAGGCGGCCGAGGACCTGGACGAGCTGAGCGTCGGCGAGCACGACCGGCGCGCCGCGACCAAGCTGCGCATGGAACTTGACCTGGCGGCGGAAGCGGTCGATCCGTCGTCTCTGGACTCCGGCCTGACCTACCCGGAATGGGACCATGTCCGCGGCGTGCTGCTGCCCGGCCATTGCCGGGTGATCGCCGGGCCGGCCCCGGCGGGCGACCCGGACGCGCCGGAGACGTGGCGGCCCGACGCCGCGGCGCGGCGCCGCATCCGCCTGGTGCGGCGCCAGTTCGAGGCCCTGCGGCCCCGCCGCCAGCGCCTCTCCGCCCAGCCCGACGGCGACGAGCTGGACCTGTCATCCCTGGTCCGGTCGGTCGCCGACCGCCGGGCGGGCGGTCCCGGCAGCGACCGGCTCTACACCGCGGTGCGACCGTTGGCGCGCGACCTCTCGGTGGCGGTGCTGGTGGACGTTTCGCTGTCCACCGACGGCTGGATCGACGGTCACCGCGTCCTGGACGTGGAGAAGGAGGCGCTGCTGGCGCTCAGCCACGGACTGGCCGCGTGCCAGGACGAGCACGGCATCTTCACCTTCACGTCGCGCCGGCGCGAGCAGGTGCATGTCCGCACGGTCAAGGACTTCGACGAACCTATGGGCGACCTGGTGGACCGGCGCATCGGCGCGCTGAAGCCCGGCCACTATACCCGGATCGGCGCCGCCGTGCGCCACGTGGCGAAACGGCTGGCCGAGCGTCCGCACCATCACCGGCTGCTCCTGCTGCTCTCGGACGGCAAGCCCAACGACATGGACCATTACGAGGGCCGCTACGCGATCGAGGACACCCGCATGGCGATCCGCGAGGCCCGCCGCGCCGGGCTGAAGGTGTTCGGGGTGACGGTCGACGAACAGGCGCGGGACTATTTCCCTTACCTGTTCGGCCAGGGCTCCTTCGCGATCTTCCCCCACGTGGCCCGGCTGCCGTCGATGCTGCCCGCGATCTACCGCCAGATCTCCTGCGGCTGA
- a CDS encoding CbbQ/NirQ/NorQ/GpvN family protein produces MPDSLSADIVADIPYYEATGDECELFAHAHAHNLPLLLKGPTGCGKTRFVAHMAARLGRPLHTVSCHDDLTAADLTGRYLLKGGDTVWVDGPLTRAVREGAICYLDEVVEARKDVTVVLHPLTDDRRVLPLERTGETLQAPPGFMLVVSYNPGYQNILKSLKPSTRQRFLAVEFDFPPPEREAEIVSRESGLAVDRCRPLVRLAGALRELKGQDLEEGVSTRLLVYCATLISSGMRLERAVLAALIEPLTDDPDIRRALLRVVDITLG; encoded by the coding sequence ATGCCCGACAGCCTGTCCGCCGACATCGTGGCCGACATCCCATACTACGAGGCCACCGGCGACGAGTGCGAGCTTTTCGCCCATGCCCATGCCCACAACCTGCCCCTTCTCCTGAAGGGGCCGACCGGGTGCGGCAAGACGCGGTTCGTGGCCCATATGGCGGCCCGCCTGGGCCGCCCGCTCCACACCGTCTCCTGCCACGACGACCTGACCGCCGCCGACCTGACGGGCCGCTACCTGCTGAAGGGCGGCGACACGGTGTGGGTCGACGGCCCGCTGACCCGGGCCGTCCGCGAGGGTGCCATCTGCTACTTGGACGAGGTGGTCGAGGCGCGCAAGGACGTCACCGTGGTGCTGCATCCCCTGACCGACGATCGCCGCGTCCTGCCGCTGGAGCGTACCGGCGAGACCCTCCAGGCGCCGCCCGGCTTCATGCTGGTGGTCTCGTACAATCCGGGCTACCAGAACATCCTGAAGAGCCTGAAGCCGAGCACCCGGCAGCGTTTCCTCGCGGTGGAGTTCGACTTTCCCCCGCCGGAGCGCGAGGCGGAGATCGTGTCGCGGGAGAGCGGCTTGGCGGTCGATCGCTGCCGGCCGCTGGTCCGCCTCGCCGGGGCGCTGCGCGAGCTCAAGGGGCAGGACCTGGAGGAGGGCGTCTCGACCCGCCTGCTGGTCTATTGCGCCACCCTGATATCGTCGGGCATGCGCCTGGAGCGCGCGGTCCTGGCGGCGCTGATCGAGCCGCTGACCGACGATCCCGATATCCGCAGGGCGCTGCTGCGGGTCGTCGACATCACGCTCGGCTGA
- a CDS encoding cbb3-type cytochrome c oxidase subunit I codes for MRYQSQKVAHVYFAGALLLFVVQVLVGTLGGLVYVLPNTLSELLPFNIIRMIHTNALIVWLLMGFFGAGYYLVPEEAETELFSPALAYVQFGLFMFGALAAVGSYLFGIHEGREFLEQPLWIKMAIVVVALIYLFNLSMTVLRGRRTAVTNVLMLGLWGIAVFFLFAFYNPSNLALDKMYWWYIVHLWVEGVWELVMASVLAFMMIKLTGVDREVVEKWLYAIVGLALFSGLLGTGHHYYWIGTPGYWQWIGSLFSTLEVAPFFAMVVFAFAMVWKGGRDHPNRAALLWALGCAVMAFFGAGVWGFLHTLAPINYYTHGTQVTAAHGHLAFFGAYVMLNLAIMSYAMPYLRNRQPYHQVLNVWSFWLMTSAMAFMTFSLTFAGVVQVHLQRVLGMGYMEVQDQLALFYWMRLGSGVVVLIAALMFVYSMFGPVRRESPAGRPRSLQPAE; via the coding sequence ATGAGATACCAATCCCAGAAGGTCGCCCACGTCTATTTCGCCGGCGCCCTGCTTCTCTTCGTCGTGCAGGTCCTGGTCGGGACGCTGGGCGGGCTGGTCTATGTCCTGCCCAATACCCTGTCGGAGCTGCTGCCCTTCAACATCATCCGCATGATCCACACCAACGCGCTGATCGTCTGGCTGCTGATGGGCTTCTTCGGCGCCGGCTACTACCTGGTGCCGGAGGAGGCCGAGACGGAGCTGTTCAGCCCGGCGCTGGCCTATGTCCAGTTCGGCCTGTTCATGTTCGGCGCGCTGGCCGCGGTGGGCAGCTACCTGTTCGGCATCCACGAGGGGCGGGAGTTCCTGGAACAGCCGCTGTGGATCAAGATGGCCATCGTCGTGGTCGCCCTGATCTACCTGTTCAACCTGTCCATGACCGTGCTCAGGGGCCGGCGCACCGCCGTCACCAACGTGCTGATGCTGGGCCTGTGGGGCATCGCGGTCTTCTTCCTGTTCGCCTTCTACAATCCCAGCAACCTGGCGCTGGACAAGATGTACTGGTGGTACATCGTCCATCTCTGGGTCGAGGGGGTGTGGGAACTGGTGATGGCCTCGGTCCTGGCCTTCATGATGATCAAGCTGACCGGCGTCGACCGCGAGGTGGTCGAGAAGTGGCTTTACGCCATCGTCGGCCTGGCGCTGTTCAGCGGCCTGCTGGGCACCGGCCACCACTATTACTGGATCGGCACGCCGGGCTACTGGCAGTGGATCGGCAGCCTGTTCTCGACGCTGGAGGTGGCGCCCTTCTTCGCCATGGTCGTGTTCGCCTTCGCCATGGTGTGGAAGGGCGGGCGCGACCACCCGAACCGGGCGGCGCTGCTGTGGGCGCTGGGCTGCGCCGTCATGGCGTTCTTCGGCGCCGGCGTCTGGGGCTTCCTGCACACCCTGGCGCCGATCAACTACTACACCCACGGCACCCAGGTGACCGCGGCCCACGGCCATCTCGCCTTCTTCGGCGCCTACGTGATGCTGAACCTGGCGATCATGTCTTACGCCATGCCTTACCTGCGCAACCGCCAGCCCTATCACCAGGTGCTCAACGTGTGGAGCTTCTGGCTGATGACCTCGGCCATGGCCTTCATGACCTTCTCGCTGACCTTCGCCGGCGTCGTGCAGGTCCATCTGCAGCGCGTGCTCGGCATGGGCTACATGGAGGTCCAGGACCAGCTCGCCCTGTTCTACTGGATGCGCCTCGGCTCCGGCGTGGTGGTTCTGATCGCGGCGCTGATGTTCGTCTACTCGATGTTCGGCCCGGTCCGCCGGGAGAGCCCGGCCGGACGGCCGCGCTCCCTGCAACCCGCCGAATGA
- a CDS encoding c-type cytochrome produces MSERLTKAAARNIFYGGSAFFFLVFVGLTAMSHGYILDTGTDAETLTDGVARGKAVWEKNSCINCHTILGEGAYFAPELGNVMHRWEVQGDPEAAFDTLKAWMEAQPTGIEGRRQMPQFHLTDQEIRDLSDFLRWTGTINTQGWPPNKAG; encoded by the coding sequence ATGAGCGAGCGCCTGACCAAGGCCGCGGCACGCAACATCTTCTACGGCGGCTCGGCCTTCTTTTTCCTGGTCTTCGTCGGACTGACGGCGATGAGCCACGGCTACATCCTCGATACCGGGACCGATGCCGAAACCCTGACCGACGGCGTCGCCCGCGGCAAGGCGGTGTGGGAGAAGAACTCCTGCATCAACTGCCACACCATCCTGGGCGAGGGCGCCTATTTCGCGCCCGAGCTGGGCAACGTCATGCATCGCTGGGAGGTCCAGGGCGACCCGGAGGCCGCCTTCGACACCCTGAAGGCCTGGATGGAGGCCCAGCCGACCGGCATCGAGGGCCGGCGCCAGATGCCGCAGTTCCACCTGACCGACCAGGAGATCCGGGATCTCTCCGACTTCCTGCGCTGGACCGGCACGATCAATACCCAGGGCTGGCCGCCCAACAAGGCAGGCTGA
- a CDS encoding Crp/Fnr family transcriptional regulator, with amino-acid sequence MLAAFRQNPLLSGLGVAEHAALASLGTVDTFPVGTVLYARGDPASRLFLVVEGTVGLEMPDDGGAMIPLDMLAPGDCAGEESLAVSACYDTVARAVTDAVAFSIDSRRLVRVLEQRFDLVLGMLVGMSARLRGIVQEITALKMASTAERLGAFLLELTDQGGPPAGAGPVTVTLPLSKQMLARKLGMKPESLSRAFGKLRRLGVRSDGRSRVILSDPERLRDFCKSDSFH; translated from the coding sequence TTGCTTGCCGCCTTTCGGCAAAACCCGCTGCTCTCCGGCCTGGGGGTCGCCGAGCACGCCGCCCTGGCCTCCCTCGGGACGGTCGATACCTTTCCCGTCGGCACCGTCCTTTATGCGCGCGGCGATCCGGCCAGCCGCCTGTTCCTGGTGGTCGAGGGCACGGTCGGGCTGGAGATGCCCGACGACGGGGGGGCCATGATCCCGCTGGACATGCTGGCCCCGGGAGACTGCGCCGGGGAGGAGTCGCTCGCCGTTTCCGCCTGCTACGATACGGTGGCCCGGGCGGTGACCGACGCCGTCGCCTTCTCGATCGACAGCCGCCGCCTGGTCAGGGTGCTTGAGCAGCGGTTCGATCTGGTTCTCGGGATGCTGGTCGGCATGTCAGCCCGGCTGCGCGGCATCGTCCAGGAGATCACCGCGCTCAAGATGGCATCCACGGCGGAGCGCCTGGGCGCCTTCCTGCTGGAACTGACCGACCAGGGCGGCCCTCCGGCCGGGGCCGGGCCGGTCACGGTCACGCTGCCGCTTTCCAAGCAGATGCTCGCCCGGAAGCTGGGGATGAAGCCCGAAAGCCTGTCGCGCGCCTTCGGCAAGCTGAGGCGGCTCGGCGTCCGCAGCGACGGCAGGTCACGGGTGATCCTGTCCGACCCCGAGAGGCTGCGCGACTTCTGCAAGTCCGACTCGTTCCACTGA
- a CDS encoding cyclic nucleotide-binding domain-containing protein has product MAALPLFQRLDAHVLTDLLSGSTVARMPARTVLFAAGDEADCFYVVLEGKVKLFALNEGGEDSVVEVFEPVSSFAEAAMFASGSFPLSAEVLEEATLARIPAAPFLRKLRQDRGVAFTMLSNLSLWHRRLMREKAALKLKTPVQRVGGFLLSLTPADTGPAVVSLPFRKNLVASRLGIEPESFSRVLARLRSHGVDTAGMEIRIAEVAALRDLCGGRDAGTAATNPASVRTG; this is encoded by the coding sequence GTGGCCGCCCTGCCGCTCTTCCAGCGGCTCGATGCGCATGTCCTGACTGACCTGCTGTCGGGCAGCACCGTGGCCAGGATGCCGGCGCGGACCGTCCTGTTCGCCGCCGGCGACGAAGCCGACTGCTTCTATGTCGTGCTGGAAGGCAAGGTGAAGCTGTTCGCCCTCAACGAGGGGGGAGAGGACAGCGTGGTGGAGGTGTTCGAGCCTGTCTCCTCCTTCGCGGAAGCCGCCATGTTCGCCAGCGGCAGCTTCCCGCTATCGGCGGAGGTGCTGGAGGAGGCCACCCTCGCCCGCATCCCCGCTGCACCATTCCTGCGCAAGCTCCGGCAGGACCGCGGGGTCGCCTTCACCATGCTGTCCAACCTGTCGCTCTGGCATCGCCGGCTGATGCGGGAGAAGGCGGCCCTCAAGCTGAAGACGCCGGTGCAGCGGGTCGGCGGGTTCCTGCTGTCGCTGACACCGGCGGACACCGGACCGGCGGTCGTCAGCCTGCCCTTCCGCAAGAACCTGGTGGCGAGCCGCCTGGGAATCGAGCCGGAAAGCTTCTCCCGCGTCCTCGCGCGCCTGCGCTCGCATGGGGTCGACACGGCGGGAATGGAGATCAGGATCGCGGAGGTGGCAGCGCTCCGAGACCTGTGCGGGGGCCGTGACGCCGGAACCGCCGCGACGAATCCGGCGTCGGTCAGGACAGGGTGA
- the ubiV gene encoding ubiquinone anaerobic biosynthesis protein UbiV, producing MILEPKLTLGPVLFNWPAETWRDFHFRIADEADVDTVILGEVVCGKQTGFVADHLPAVIDRLAAAGKEILLATQALIADERDRRATADLVAGAPVMVEANDMGAVALLAGRPHAVGPLVNVYNEATLAWLVRRGARRVCLAPELSATAVRALGEAAAEFGVALEVQAFGRSPLAISARCYHARAHGLHKDGCQFVCGRDADGMEVRTLDGEKFLAVNGTQTLSHGYVALVAELDGLGRAGVGRFRLSPHSVDMVRVADLFRAVLAGRSDPGAVTAELAGMVAPAALENGFHHAKPGFTLS from the coding sequence ATGATTTTGGAACCCAAACTCACCCTCGGGCCGGTTCTGTTCAACTGGCCGGCCGAAACCTGGCGGGACTTCCATTTCCGCATCGCCGACGAGGCGGATGTCGACACGGTGATACTGGGCGAGGTGGTCTGCGGCAAGCAGACCGGTTTCGTCGCGGACCACCTGCCCGCCGTGATCGACCGGCTGGCCGCCGCGGGAAAGGAGATTCTGCTGGCCACGCAGGCGCTGATCGCCGACGAGCGGGACCGCCGGGCCACCGCCGATCTGGTCGCCGGCGCCCCGGTGATGGTCGAGGCGAACGATATGGGCGCCGTCGCGCTGCTGGCCGGGCGCCCCCATGCGGTCGGACCGCTGGTCAATGTTTACAACGAGGCCACCCTGGCCTGGTTGGTCCGGCGCGGCGCCCGTCGGGTTTGCCTGGCCCCCGAGCTGTCGGCGACGGCGGTCCGGGCGCTGGGTGAAGCCGCGGCCGAATTTGGCGTGGCGCTCGAGGTGCAGGCGTTCGGGCGATCGCCTCTGGCCATCTCGGCGCGCTGCTACCATGCCCGAGCCCATGGGTTGCACAAGGACGGCTGCCAGTTCGTCTGCGGCAGGGACGCCGACGGCATGGAGGTCCGCACCTTGGACGGCGAGAAGTTCCTGGCGGTCAACGGCACCCAGACGCTGTCCCACGGCTATGTGGCGCTGGTCGCCGAGCTGGACGGACTCGGGCGCGCCGGAGTCGGCCGGTTCCGGCTATCGCCGCATTCGGTGGACATGGTGCGGGTCGCGGATCTGTTCCGCGCCGTGCTCGCGGGTCGCTCCGATCCGGGCGCCGTCACCGCCGAGCTTGCCGGCATGGTGGCCCCTGCGGCGCTGGAGAACGGCTTCCACCACGCGAAGCCGGGCTTCACCCTGTCCTGA
- the ubiU gene encoding ubiquinone anaerobic biosynthesis protein UbiU, with translation MAGFELICPAGTPGALRAAVEAGADAVYLGFRDETNARNFPGLNFSRDEARDAVRMAHARGVKVFVAINTYPRAGAPGPWRQAVDDAARIGADAVILADIGLLDYAARQHSGLRLHLSVQASAANADAIGLYQREFGIRRVVLPRVLTVPEIKRLNGALGVETEVFVFGGMCPMAEGRCSLSSYATGESPNLNGVCSPASSVRYETRGAEMVSRLGPFTINRFAADEQAGYPTLCKGRFRAAGSTSYLFEEPTSLNALALLPDLRDAGVLGLKIEGRQRGRAYIAQVVASHRAALDAFERGRAATPAASLAALTEGGSATTGAYDKRWR, from the coding sequence ATGGCGGGGTTCGAACTGATCTGCCCGGCCGGCACGCCCGGCGCCCTGCGGGCCGCTGTCGAGGCGGGCGCCGACGCGGTCTATCTCGGGTTCCGCGACGAGACGAACGCCCGCAATTTCCCCGGTCTGAACTTCAGCCGGGACGAGGCGCGCGACGCCGTCCGCATGGCTCACGCGCGCGGCGTCAAGGTGTTCGTCGCGATCAACACCTATCCCCGGGCCGGCGCCCCGGGACCCTGGCGGCAGGCGGTGGACGACGCGGCCCGAATCGGCGCCGACGCCGTGATCCTCGCCGACATCGGGCTGCTCGACTATGCGGCGCGGCAGCATTCCGGCCTGCGGCTGCACCTCTCGGTCCAGGCATCGGCTGCCAACGCCGACGCCATCGGGTTGTATCAGCGCGAATTCGGGATCCGGCGCGTGGTGCTTCCCAGGGTCCTCACCGTGCCGGAGATCAAGCGGTTGAACGGCGCGCTGGGCGTGGAAACCGAGGTCTTCGTGTTCGGCGGCATGTGCCCGATGGCGGAGGGGCGCTGCTCGCTGTCGTCCTATGCCACGGGCGAGAGCCCGAACCTCAACGGTGTCTGTTCGCCGGCGTCGAGCGTCCGCTACGAAACCCGCGGCGCGGAGATGGTGTCGCGCCTCGGACCCTTCACGATCAACCGGTTCGCGGCGGACGAGCAGGCCGGCTATCCCACCCTGTGCAAGGGGCGGTTCCGCGCGGCCGGCTCCACCTCGTACCTGTTCGAGGAGCCCACCAGCCTCAACGCGCTGGCGCTGCTTCCCGACCTGCGCGATGCCGGCGTGCTCGGGCTCAAGATCGAAGGCCGGCAGCGCGGCCGCGCCTACATTGCGCAAGTGGTGGCGAGCCACCGCGCGGCGCTGGACGCGTTCGAGCGGGGACGCGCCGCGACTCCGGCGGCCTCGCTCGCCGCCTTGACAGAGGGGGGGAGCGCCACGACCGGCGCCTATGACAAGAGGTGGAGATGA
- the ubiT gene encoding ubiquinone anaerobic biosynthesis accessory factor UbiT — protein sequence MSIHTSSRSASGSLDPALEPAGTADASAALARAALIASGPLPHWLVQAAFDRLIAVLGRRHPEAFRRLCELTPAELLIDPVDLPQAFLLRVGPRPRLGLTGRGAPAQAVIRGRFQLLLDLLQGHTDGDALFFGRRLAVEGDTALVLAVRNTLDGAEIDLMEDLLALSGHLAPILRPGAMLARRAVPLIEDLLRAGLRVGRG from the coding sequence ATGTCCATACATACCTCCTCACGGTCGGCATCGGGTTCGCTCGACCCCGCCCTGGAGCCGGCAGGAACCGCCGATGCGTCGGCTGCGCTCGCCCGCGCCGCCCTGATCGCCAGCGGACCCCTCCCGCACTGGCTGGTCCAGGCAGCATTCGACCGGCTGATCGCCGTCCTCGGGCGGCGTCATCCAGAGGCGTTCCGGCGGCTTTGCGAACTGACGCCCGCGGAGCTGCTGATCGATCCGGTGGATCTTCCGCAGGCATTCCTCCTCCGTGTCGGGCCGCGCCCCCGGCTCGGGCTGACCGGGCGCGGCGCACCGGCGCAGGCGGTGATCCGCGGCCGGTTCCAACTGCTGCTGGACCTGCTTCAGGGCCACACCGACGGGGACGCCCTGTTCTTCGGCCGCCGACTCGCGGTCGAGGGCGATACCGCGCTGGTGCTCGCCGTGCGCAACACCCTGGACGGTGCGGAGATCGACCTGATGGAGGATCTTCTCGCGCTTTCCGGCCATCTGGCGCCGATCCTGCGCCCGGGAGCGATGCTGGCGCGGCGCGCGGTGCCGCTGATCGAGGACCTGTTGCGTGCCGGCCTGCGCGTGGGACGGGGCTGA